The Natronosporangium hydrolyticum nucleotide sequence CGGCAACCCGCCCGCTGCGGCGGCGTTCGTCGACTTCGTACTCTCCGAGTCGGGTCAGGCGGCGCTGGCGCAGGCCGGCTTCCAGACCCCCTAGCACGCAGGTGTCGTAGGCGATGTCCACCCGCAACCAACCGGCCGCCGGTGCTGCCGCCGCGCCGTCCGTGGGCTGGCGCCGCCAGCGCCGGAGCCGTCACCGGGTGCCGCTGCTGCTGCTCCTGCCGGCGCTGCTGGGCCTCGGGTTTTTGGTGCTGCCGCTGGCCGGTTTGGTGATCCGGGCGCCGTGGTCGACCCTGCCGGAGCGGCTGACCGCCCCCGGGGTGCTGGACGCGCTGCGGTTATCGCTGGTCACCGCCACCGTCGCCACCGGACTCTGCATTGTGCTGGGCGTGCCGCTGGCGTGGCTACTCGCCCGCACCGACCTGCCGGGCCGGCGGCTGGCGCGGGCCCTGATCACCGTGCCACTAGTGCTGCCACCGGTGGTCGGCGGCGTGGCGCTGTTGCTGGTCTTCGGCCGCCGCGGCATCGTCGGCAGCTGGCTGGACGCCACCTTCGGGATCACGCTGCCGTTCACCACCACCGCGGTCATCCTCGCCCAGGCGTTCGTCGCGATGCCGTTTCTGGTGATCGCCGTCGAAGGTGCCCTCCGCGGCGCCGACGTGCGCTACGAAGAGGCCGCCGCCACCCTGGGCGCGGGCCGGTGGCGCACCTTCACCCGGGTCACCATCCCGCTGGTCGCACCAGGGATCGCCGCCGGCGCGGTGCTGTGCTGGGCCCGCGCGCTGGGGGAGTTCGGCGCCACCATCACCTTCGCCGGCAACTTCCCCGGCCGGACCCAGACCATGCCGCTCGCGGTCTACCAGGCTTTAGAGACCGATCTGGAGGCGGCGATCGTGCTCAGCCTGATCCTGCTCGCGGTGTCGGTCACCATCCTGGTCGGCCTGCGCGGGCGGTGGTTGGGAGCCACATGACCGAGGCATCTGCGCTGCTCTATGCGAACCTGGTGGTCGACCGGGGCAGCTTTCGGCTCGACGCCGCGCTGTCAGTCGCCGCCGGCGAGGTCGTGGCCCTACTCGGGCCGAACGGTGCCGGCAAGACCACCGCGGTCCGTGCCCTCGCCGGGCTGCTGCCGCTGACCGGTGGCCGGATCCAGCTCGGAGACCGGACCCTCGACGACCCGCAGCGGCGGATACTGGTGCCACCGGAACGGCGGAAGATCGGCGTGGTTTTCCAGGATTACCTGCTCTTTCCGCACCTGACCGCCCGGGACAATGTGGCCTTCGGCCCGCGCAGCGTGGGCGCCGCCCGCCGCCCGGCCCGCGCCGCCGCGGACGCCTGGCTGGCCCGGGTCGGGCTGGCCGAGCATGCCCACCGCAAACCACGTCACCTCTCCGGCGGGCAGGCTCAGCGGGTCGCGCTGGCCCGCGCCCTCGCCGTAGAACCGGTGCTGCTGCTGCTCGACGAACCCCTCGCCGCGCTCGACGCCCGCACCCGGCTCGACACCCGCGCCGCGCTGCAGCGCCACCTGCGGGCACACTCCGGCGCCACGCTGCTGGTCACCCACGACCCGCTGGACGCGCTGGTGCTCGCCGACCGGCTGGTCATCGTCGAAGCCGGCCGGGTGGTCCAGGAGGGTGACCCGGCCACCATCACCGCCCAGCCCCGCACCGACTACGTGGCGAGCCTGGTCGGGCTGAACCTCTACCGCGGCCGCGGCGAGGGCCACACCGTCACGGTCACGGCCGGCGATGGGTCG carries:
- a CDS encoding ABC transporter permease, translating into MSTRNQPAAGAAAAPSVGWRRQRRSRHRVPLLLLLPALLGLGFLVLPLAGLVIRAPWSTLPERLTAPGVLDALRLSLVTATVATGLCIVLGVPLAWLLARTDLPGRRLARALITVPLVLPPVVGGVALLLVFGRRGIVGSWLDATFGITLPFTTTAVILAQAFVAMPFLVIAVEGALRGADVRYEEAAATLGAGRWRTFTRVTIPLVAPGIAAGAVLCWARALGEFGATITFAGNFPGRTQTMPLAVYQALETDLEAAIVLSLILLAVSVTILVGLRGRWLGAT
- a CDS encoding ABC transporter ATP-binding protein, whose product is MTEASALLYANLVVDRGSFRLDAALSVAAGEVVALLGPNGAGKTTAVRALAGLLPLTGGRIQLGDRTLDDPQRRILVPPERRKIGVVFQDYLLFPHLTARDNVAFGPRSVGAARRPARAAADAWLARVGLAEHAHRKPRHLSGGQAQRVALARALAVEPVLLLLDEPLAALDARTRLDTRAALQRHLRAHSGATLLVTHDPLDALVLADRLVIVEAGRVVQEGDPATITAQPRTDYVASLVGLNLYRGRGEGHTVTVTAGDGSADRFQLSVAEPVDGEVFVAFPPAAVALHPTEPDGSPRNTWPAVITGIQRHGDNLRVELDGPITAAADITPAAAAHLELIPGSRVWAALKATETHAYPAGG